In Palaemon carinicauda isolate YSFRI2023 chromosome 1, ASM3689809v2, whole genome shotgun sequence, the genomic stretch cacttttgagtaattaatccatttttaattaagtatattttgaatatacagtaaatcaaatgtacgctggcatcacgaacttctgtttatgtaagctggcatcacgaattttgtTTAGTTGACGatgttgacgtgtcagttccaagtcgtttagtgaggaaaccgagctattttctttttataaccccttcccccctcttcaacatatcttgctaattattgctttcccagaatttaaataaccccctaattactgtgcaagaaggcgagaactgcaggattccattatattggagtaaatggatagcgtggtgttctatactattacccaaGAATCATGTCTAACATGGTGTGACCCACAACTGTGTAATTGTTAGGATTAGGTAAATTATTCATCACTTAAATATTTGCTTTACTTTTATGGAATCTTTTATAGAATTAGGAGGAATTAGTAGCCCCACAGTTTGCAAAAGTAATGTTCTTCAGTACAATCatagcataactttttttttttttttgtcttttcaggaCAACCACATACTGTGATTGGTATCAGAAATGATGGGCAAAAATGTGAGATAAGGTTTGATTCTCAAATAATGGCACAGCACACTAACAACTCTATACACTCCATCACAACACCTCCCAAACTCACCTCAACTGAATTCAACACAACACAGAGCACACCAGCTGGCAAAGTCTCCTCTCAAGAAGCTAACATGACACAGGATACTCAAACAAATACACCCACCTCTATACAGTTCAATGCCAGAGACACCCCAACAGAATACACACCAACACCTGGCCAATCAAATTTTACCCCAGCCCGAAAGCGCCGACGAACAAGAAAGTTCACTCAGGAGGCCAGCTTTGAAGCATCTCTTGAGATGCAACGGAAGGAGCATGAAAAGACGATGGAAAGCCTCAGCCTAGATATTGAAGTTAAGAGCCTAGATATTGAAATTAAgagagaaaaactaaaaaaaattaaaaaggaaaatgagGATGCAAACCTTTGTCTTCAGGCTCATCAAATCTGGGTTGATGTGGGCAAGAAAATGTTGGAAGTAACAGGGGAACTAGGACAGGTGACCAAAAGAATTTGTGATAAACTCGATGCTTTAAACTGATCCAATGTCACTTCAAGTTTTTTCAGtgcaatatagtattatatatatttcggttgtgatgaaattatGCATTGTGTTCTAGTCTGCAATGTATTttgactactgtactgtatatttttgtggaaattaaaattacaaataactGTTTCTGGTTTATTTTCCAAACCTgtaccatatatacatactttgAATTTGGTTTTTGGTAACTTTAAGCCTAGTGGTGGTGATTATTTTTTTCCTAAGCAAAATATTCTCTGATGATTTGCTGTCTTTTGAAGACTCCTTGGATATTTCTCATtgcttgaggttgctgcctcaattcATCCTCTTGTATGTTTCCTTGGGCTTCTGGGTCATCTGGATCATGAAGTTCATGAATTACATTATCTGGCTCAGGTACTCTGTAGGCGATGGCCAAATTGTGGAGAACTGCGGCAGCAACAATTATGTGTTTGGTGTTTCTCATAGAAgtcctcattttctttccaaggCAAGCAAATCTTCTTTTTAATAGTCCAAAGGCTCTCTCAACACTGTTTCGCGTTCTTATGTGAGAAGCATTATAGCGGTTCTCTCCACGGCCATGAGGAGCTGTCAGAGGAGTCAACAAATATTCACGACATGGATAGCCACTGTCACCCAACAAGTGTCCAGGCAGAATACCATCTTCGAGTTCCTGACAGCAAATGCCTCAACCTTTTTTTACCAATGGCACACTTAAGATCTCGTAAGAATACCACAGCATACAGTATACTTGGCAAAATTTAAAAGGGTATACATGTAATTATAAGATAGAACTACAGACATAAAAAAATACCGGGTATAAATAAGAACTTATTTTACTTCAGTAAATATCACCATACTGCTTGAATTAGTTGTGGCATATTGTGCCTTGGCACACTGGTTGAGAATCACTGCAGTACAGTATACAGACATAAAAATCACTTTTGCTTGTGCTTACAGGTAATGAAGACACATTATGTACTGTACCTACCTGGTACATTATTATTAAGGAAATGTTGTTAAATAAGTAAAAATgagggtaatagtatagaacaccacgctctccatttactccaatataatggaatcctgcagttctcaccttcttgcacagtaattagggggttatttaaattctgtgaaagcaataattagcaagatatgttgaagaggggggaaggggttataaaaagaaaatagctcggtttcctcactaaacgacttggaactgacatgtcaacatcgtcaaccaaacagaattcgtgatgccaccgtacataaacagaagtttgtgatgccagcgtacatttgatttactgtatattcaaaatatacttaattaaaaatggattaattactcaaaagtgtccttaaaatatgcaatttacaaatagtgacacttttgagtaatcacaattcttgattaagtatatattgaatatacagtatatcaaatgtacgctggcatcacgaacttctgtttatgtaccctGGCAacacgatctgtttggttgactatgttgacgtcagttccatgtcgtatagtgaggaaaccgagctattttcttttcataaccccttctcccctcttcaacatatcttgctaattattgctttcccagaatttaaataaccacctaattactgtgcaagaaggtgagacccgcaggattacattatattggagtaaatggagagcgtggtgttctatactattaccaaaTTGAGCATTACATCACTCACGAATAGCTCATCACCTGACATATAAGCACAAAAACAATGTGATAACGACTCATGCCTACCTCTGTTGCTAAGAGCATTGGGCAGTCGATGCTCTATCTTTGCAATCAATGAAAGTGTGCATTCTTTACTTAATCGGAACCTCATCAGAAATTCTTCCTCAGTCATGGCATGGAATGGGTTGCTTCGGTCTGTCACAACCCTTCGTATGTGGCCATGCTGATAGCGCTGAAGGTTTCGGATATGACGGAATTGTCGGTACAtgctgaaatatatgaaatatacgtgTAATGTAAGACTCATGAAATGTTTGTTAGCCTGGTGTTTAACTCTACAAAACCTAATCTGCCACCCTTGACCCCTGGCTAGCTCAACAGCAGCCCTCCACAGTCCACACTGCACAGCTAACTTACACTTTAGTAGACTAGGCATAAACTTAGATGCACTATGAAATTCCCAAATTAGGTTCAAATTGGTTTTTACACTTCAGATGATGATCATGCTGGAAATCAACCCTAGGCCTACTCTAGACACCATCTAAATTATCTTACAAAGTAATGAACGAACCCTAAGTTAGGCTACCATCACCAGCCCAACACAACCAACTTGGAGCTATGATTTCCTACATTAGGTTCACATTAGTTGAATTATTCTTGAAAACCTGGGAATCATCTCCAGATAtctaaatcatttataaaaaggcAAAATTGTGGATGAAAATTAGTTCATTTTGCTAGAATCTAAAGGATAAGGCCTTTGTTGGGCATTCTCTTCCAGAGGGTCACCCCCTGCCAAGGTTACTTTGATTTCGTTAGATTAGTTACCAGAATTTCTCAACTTCTCCAAGCCAAACTTAAGGTAAACTTTGCACAAATACAACTATTTCTCTTAAAAACAGATGAACCTTTTAGCATCAGTTAAAAACCAACACCTTTTCCATGCATGAGCTATCATATCTATTGGAAGAATGTAATTTATTTACGATTTCAAATGACAAGTTTACTTGCAACTACTATTTTATCACTTACTTTGctaaaaaataatcaaagaaattctTACCTGTGAAACTTGGCAGAAGCTTGTTTTGTTGTGTTGTGCTTGAACTCCGAGAGGGACATCTCCGAGTTCATAAAATATGAAGTTTGGCCCACCTGTtcaatagtttttctttctttttatgtgttATCATTTTTGTAAGACATCTTTtgttaatataaatgtttttcacaAGCAAAGAGTTGATATCATGACTACTATTTATTTATAGGGCTTGCGAAAGGCATGTCTGGGCCACCCTTTAAATAGTATTGGAACCACCCCTTAAATTATAGGGAACCCTAAATTTATAGGGCCTGTATATGTTCTAAGCATAGGAATTTAATATAGGGTCTATATTATAGTCCCTTTATTTCCTCTTAGCATACGGCcgtaagaatataatcctttaatttgatactctccctaaattgctCCCTTCGCTCTTTTCgttttcaaccacgtggtgacaagttgaaactcttagatataacaaggagcaaaattgttataaaaacctTATCACACtaacaaaaataatcttaattttgatatcaaataaattcatttgtcaattctgattgattattaaaagacgggattctttataaaggatttaattagctaagtttaatatagtatatttacattggtgattgtattgttttagaatttatctaattaatGGACAAAATTTTTGTTCAGTTTCATTATCCCTTTTccatttaaaaaactgatagacattgtacgccatttttctttcttctgggtgaAGAACACGAGGCGGGGAACTCTCCATGGTGTTTAAGGAAGGCTGGCTATTTGCGAGACAATGAATGAGGAAGCGTCGTAGTGTATTAcatccaactcttcttgttggctcGGGCCATTCCTTGGTCGGCCAGtagtattaaaaaaaagtaatgaggaagctaatcttcaagcatttaataggatttgaccaaagatctcagtgaactgacccagtgaagatgtggcaacgtgtttgtcatatctcctagtttgtcgttttccttcccttctcttagtgaagcaaaggcatcgggattaaggagaatcggcaataCTGCAAATGAGCTCGAAGTTCGCTCGTAAAATGGTTCTACTATAGTATACCCAACATGACACCACGCAACGAACCCATCCT encodes the following:
- the LOC137643763 gene encoding myb/SANT-like DNA-binding domain-containing protein 3 produces the protein MAEKDCIRARYITASEKTMLVTLIEERSEILFNKSHDFRIIHRKKAAWEEVTSLFNAAGYGPPRSQQQLKKVWENAKGKAKKQHAAYKRETMRTGGGAPPKPEDEETAKILTIISDDLDGEENELDCDALQSTGQPHTVIGIRNDGQKCEIRFDSQIMAQHTNNSIHSITTPPKLTSTEFNTTQSTPAGKVSSQEANMTQDTQTNTPTSIQFNARDTPTEYTPTPGQSNFTPARKRRRTRKFTQEASFEASLEMQRKEHEKTMESLSLDIEVKSLDIEIKREKLKKIKKENEDANLCLQAHQIWVDVGKKMLEVTGELGQVTKRICDKLDALN
- the LOC137631058 gene encoding putative nuclease HARBI1 yields the protein MSGDELFELEDGILPGHLLGDSGYPCREYLLTPLTAPHGRGENRYNASHIRTRNSVERAFGLLKRRFACLGKKMRTSMRNTKHIIVAAAVLHNLAIAYRVPEPDNVIHELHDPDDPEAQGNIQEDELRQQPQAMRNIQGVFKRQQIIREYFA